The DNA window GGCGAGGCGCGGCTGGCGCTCAGCGACGGGGCGGCGGAGCGCGCGCGGCGCATGCTGGACGACCTGGTGCGCGCCCACTCCGACCGGCCGGAGGTCTACCTGATGCTGGCCGAGGCGCAGCGCCGCGTGGGCCGCTGGGCCGAGTCGCTGCACTCGCTCGGCCGCGCCGCCGCGCTGGACCCGCTGGCGCCGCAGGTGCACTACCACCTGGGCTTCGCCGCCGCGCACACCGGCGACCTGGGCCGCGCGCAGGAGGCGTGGGACACGTACCTGCGCCTGGGCGATCCCGAGCCGCGCCGCCGCGACGTGGCCCTCCGCGCCCAGGCCGCCGCCGAGGTGCTGCGCCTGGTGATGGACGAGGAGGGCCTGTGAGCGCCACGCCCCAGCAGGTGCGCCAGTGGAGCGAGGAGGTGGCGCGCGATCCCGGCAGCATGGCGTTCGTGCCGCTGGCAGCCGCGTACCGGTCGCAGGGGCGGCAGGACGCCGCGCTGCGCCTTTGCATCCGCGGGCTGGAGCGCAACCCCACCAACGTAGAGGCGCACTACCTGCTCGGCCTGCTGTACCGCGAGGCGGGCGACGGCGTGCGCGCCTTCGACGAGTGGGACATCGCGCTGCACCTGTCGCCCGAGCACCGGATGGCGAGGCGCGCCGTCGGGCTGCTGTGCGCCGACCGCGGCGAGTGGGCCGCCGCCGCGCGCCACCTCTCCCGCGCCGCCACGGACAACCCGGCCGACGCCGAGGTCGCCGAAGCCCTCGCGAACGCGCGGCAGCGCGCGGGCGGCATCGGCGTCCCCGTCACCACGCCCAAGCCGCAGCCCGAGACGCAGCCCGCATCCGGCTCCGCGCAGCCGCAAACCGCTGGTGGATCGGTAGATGCGCCTCGTCCCGCCGCTCCCGTCGCATCGGCCGAAGTGCCCCGCCCGGCATCCCCCGTCATCTCGGCGGATGCGGCGCAGGCAACGGCCTCGCCCCAGTCGGCAGATGTGCGGCCGGCGACGGCATCCGCATCTACCGACTCGGGAGATGCACGGCAGGCGACGCCGCCCGCATCCAACGCCTCGGCAGATGTGCAGGCGACGACAGCGTCTGTATCTACCGTCTCTGCTGATGCGCAGCCTGCGACGGCGGCCGTATCCACTGACGCGGTAGATGCACAGCGGGCCGCGGCTCCGTCTGGCGCAGCGAGTGGAGATTCGGCGGCGACATCCGATCGCCCGTCGTCGGCCGCTTCGGCGGATGCGGCAAGGGCGAGGGGAGATGCCGCTCCGGCGTCGGTTGGCGGCGCGACGGGCGAGGTGTGGGACACGCTCGAAGAGGAGTTCCGCGGGTTCGCGGCGGAGCGCGGGGTGGTGGGCGCGGTGCTGCTGGACGACCACGGCTACGTGCTTGCAGGCGAGATGCAGGTGAACGGTCGCGACCGCGGGCCGGAGATCGCCGCCGTCCTCTCCGGCGCCTCGTCCGAGGCCGAGCGCGCCATCCGCCACCTGAGCCTCGGCAAGTGGCGCGGCATCCTGCTGGAGACGCCGGACGCCACGGTCCGCATCGCCCCCACGGAAGACGGCGGCATGCTCGCAGTCGCAGCGCGCCGCGAGGTGCCCACCGGGCGAGTCCTCCGCGTGGCCGCCCGCGCGCTGGATGCCGCCGCGCGCTTCGCGGGCTCCGGCGGGGGGCGCCCGTGAGCGCCTACGCGGAGCTTCTCGCGAGCGTCAACGCCGTCCGCGGCGTCCGCGGCTCCATGATCGTCGCCGCCGAGGACGGCCTGGTCGTCGAGGAAGACCTGATGATCGGCGTCCCCGGCGAGGCCGTGGCCGCGCTGGTCGCCTCGCTCTTCCGCCGCGCGCGCCGCTCGGTGCAGGCGGCGGACTTCGGCGGCGCCTCGTTCCTCCAGGTCGAGGGCGACGACGGCCTGCTCTTCGCCGCCGCGCCGCCGCAGCTGGGCGACCTCCTTCTCGTCGTCGTCGCCGAGAGCTGGGTCAACGTGGGCCTGGTGCGCCTGGAGGCCGCGCGCGTGGCCGGGGCGCTGGGATGAGGCGCGCCGACCTGGAGCAGTACGTCGGTGACCTGGCGGGCCCGGTGGAGCGGTTCGCGCGGGAGGCCGGCGTGCGGCTGGTGCTGCTCATCAACGAGAGCGGCCAGGTCCTCGCCCAGCGCGGCTTCGCGCGCGCGCTGGACGTGATGGGCGTCGCGGCGCTGGGCGCCGGCATCCACGCATCGTCGCGCGCCATCGCCCGGCTGCTGCACATGGACGGCTTCAGGCACCTGCACCAGGCGGGCAGCGCGGGCCAGGTCTTCATCGGCCCTTTCCGCACCCCGGCCGAGGAGCTGATCCTGATCACCGTGTTCGGCGAGGACTCGTCGCTGGGCCTGGTGCGCGTCTTCTTCGACCAGCTCGTGGGCGAGGTGGGGCGGCTGCCGGGCTGGAGCGCCGCGCGCCCAACGGGAGATGCCGCCAGCTTCGAGCGCGACCTGGAAGCGGGGCTCGACCATTTTTTCGGAAACGTCTAGGACCTTGCGCACACCCGCGCCACACCGCGCCGGCCGCGCCTGACGGGAAGAGGAACACCGCATGTCTCTGGTCAACTACTCGACCCGCGAGATCACCAGCAAGATCGTCTACTACGGGCCGGGCCGGTCCGGGAAGACGACCAACTTGCAGTACGTGCACGGCCAGGTGCCCGAGGAGCGCCGCGGCCGCATGGTCTCGCTCGCCACCGAGACCGACCGCACCCTGTTCTTCGACTTCCTGCCGCTGGACCTGGGCACCAT is part of the Longimicrobiaceae bacterium genome and encodes:
- a CDS encoding roadblock/LC7 domain-containing protein, translated to MSATPQQVRQWSEEVARDPGSMAFVPLAAAYRSQGRQDAALRLCIRGLERNPTNVEAHYLLGLLYREAGDGVRAFDEWDIALHLSPEHRMARRAVGLLCADRGEWAAAARHLSRAATDNPADAEVAEALANARQRAGGIGVPVTTPKPQPETQPASGSAQPQTAGGSVDAPRPAAPVASAEVPRPASPVISADAAQATASPQSADVRPATASASTDSGDARQATPPASNASADVQATTASVSTVSADAQPATAAVSTDAVDAQRAAAPSGAASGDSAATSDRPSSAASADAARARGDAAPASVGGATGEVWDTLEEEFRGFAAERGVVGAVLLDDHGYVLAGEMQVNGRDRGPEIAAVLSGASSEAERAIRHLSLGKWRGILLETPDATVRIAPTEDGGMLAVAARREVPTGRVLRVAARALDAAARFAGSGGGRP
- a CDS encoding roadblock/LC7 domain-containing protein, which translates into the protein MSAYAELLASVNAVRGVRGSMIVAAEDGLVVEEDLMIGVPGEAVAALVASLFRRARRSVQAADFGGASFLQVEGDDGLLFAAAPPQLGDLLLVVVAESWVNVGLVRLEAARVAGALG
- a CDS encoding roadblock/LC7 domain-containing protein; this translates as MRRADLEQYVGDLAGPVERFAREAGVRLVLLINESGQVLAQRGFARALDVMGVAALGAGIHASSRAIARLLHMDGFRHLHQAGSAGQVFIGPFRTPAEELILITVFGEDSSLGLVRVFFDQLVGEVGRLPGWSAARPTGDAASFERDLEAGLDHFFGNV